One genomic region from Athalia rosae chromosome 3, iyAthRosa1.1, whole genome shotgun sequence encodes:
- the LOC105685342 gene encoding RNA helicase aquarius produces MENPGTPTLVKTNNPAPTVEQINADRITQLANKYWAPHTTDSHLKFDPQIVEDVYIQEICASKFSIRRIMMLEFSQYLENYLWPNYITKEASHSHMMSVVVMLNEKFRERVQVWEAFAKNPEHFPGFFQQVLEACLQESIMDFDLKEQTALIVFLNHCFNSMEVALVRNEVKRLVSLSMWVSLQQGRREFEFRKFPKWRKYWKIIQKKDNPELKEKLDWERRFLQRLMVKFMTVLETITPEGPLLPDKVHYCERFLELVIDLEALLPTRRFFNTVMDDSHLVVRCQLSNLVHRPEGGLFNQLLEMLKFYARFEISEETGDPLTDHDMTQLHYTKITSLQKAAFAKFPDLRSFALANVASVDTRETLHKHFGALSQEKLRSIATYLNLVPPEEREADENWYRLDLDFLRELLISRHERRSSQLEELNEMPLYPTEEVVWNESIVPTEYFSGEGCLALPKLNLQFLTLHDYLLRNFNLFRLESTYEIRQDIEDSVSRLSPWRAEDDSVYYGGWARMAQPITQFAVVEVAKPNIGENRPSRVRADVTVNLSVRKEIKTEWESLRKHDVCFLISIKPPNTIGTKYSHKLPFVPQVGLTTVRGCEIEGMLDSNGRVIEDGPEPRPVLPGENRTYRVWLDSNQYRIDMDMASHGKEDVYEGFNIIMRRKPKENNFKAVLETIRELMNTECVVPDWLHNIILGYGDPGAAQYFRMPDEIATMDFNDTFLNIDHLKASFPGYEINIKETDESKLVRPFRLTFEEVIDRRNKLPVKKVIVVEPHVPPSRGPYKANEPKRNQIPFTPTQVEAIRAGMQPGLTLVVGPPGTGKTDVAVQIISNLYHNFPNQRTLIVTHSNQALNQLFEKIMALDIDERHLLRLGHGEEALETEKDFSRYGRVNYVLAKRLDLLMEVQRLQESLDVKGDVAYTCETAGHFFMYQVLARWERFNGRIKQRSGKNPSPGIISDEFPFHKFFDNAPQPLFKQKSYDEDMEIAQGCFRYIERMFTQLEEFRAFELLRSGLDRSKYLLVKEAKVIAMTCTHAALKRRELVDMGFKYDNILMEESAQILEIETFIPLLLQNPQDGYNRLKRWIMIGDHHQLPPVIKNMAFQKYSNMEQSLFARFVRLGVPTVDLDGQGRARPSICNLYNWRYKQLGNLEHVKKSPEYLVANAGFVFDFQLINVEDFNGVGESEPSAYFYQNLAEAEYCVAVFMYMRLLGYPADRISILTTYNGQKHLVRDVINIRCANNPLIGRPNKVTTVDKYQGQQNDYILLSLVKTRAVGHLRDVRRLVVAMSRARLGLYVFARVSLFKNCFELTPAFDQLMQRPLKLHILPQETYPAQRLNEGPLPPVSEPPIVIEDMPHMAKFVYDYYVEKVSSMKAQINSTQKEWQKPGTTQRALSPTHHVPAHPGADDDTDDEDEQTRITTGNESTEEDGKAPEEATDEPMPIQNLLSERMDDS; encoded by the exons atggaaaatcccGGGACTCCGACACTGGTCAAAACAAACAATCCGGCTCCAACggttgaacaaataaatgcCGACAGAATAACTCAG ttgGCAAATAAGTATTGGGCTCCTCACACGACCGACTCACATCTCAAATTCGACCCACAAATAGTTGAAGACGTGTACATTCAAGAAATATGTGCttcaaagttttcaattcGACGCATAATGATGCTAGAGTTCAGTCAATACCTAGAAAATTATCTGTGGCCAAATTACATTACAAAAGAGGCATCGCACAGCCACATGATGTCAGTGGTTGTCATGCTGAATGAAAAGTTTCGAGAGCGAGTTCAAGTTTGGGAAGCTTTTGCCAAAAATCCCGAACATTTTCCTGGGTTCTTTCAACAAGTTCTCGAGGCTTGTCTCCAAGAGAGTATTATGGACTTTGACCTCAAAGAGCAAACAGCACTGATCGTCTTCTTGAATCATTGTTTCAATTCGATGGAGGTAGCACTAGTGAGGAATGAAGTGAAAAGGCTTGTATCTTTATCCATGTGGGTCTCACTGCAACAGGGGAGGCGCGAGTTTGAGTTTAGAAAATTTCCCAAGTGGAGAAAGTATTGGAAAatcatacaaaaaaaagataacccAGAGCTTAAGGAAAAATTGGACTGGGAAAGAAGATTTCTACAGCGGCTTATGGTCAAGTTCATGACTGTTCTGGAAACTATAACTCCTGAAG GACCACTGTTGCCCGATAAGGTACATTATTGTGAGAGGTTCCTGGAGCTGGTCATTGACTTGGAAGCTCTTTTACCTACCAGACGCTTTTTCAACACAGTTATGGACGATAGTCATCTAGTCGTACGTTGTCAACTTTCCAACTTGGTGCATCGCCCAGAAGGAGGACTCTTCAACCAG CTGCTGGAGATGCTCAAATTTTACGCAAGATTTGAGATTAGCGAGGAAACCGGAGATCCCCTTACCGATCATGACATGACGCAGCTACACTATACGAAAATTACATCACTTCAG AAGGCTGCCTTTGCGAAATTTCCGGATCTACGTAGTTTTGCGCTGGCAAATGTGGCGAGTGTCGATACCAGAGAAACGCTCCATAAGCACTTCGGGGCCCTGAG TCAGGAAAAACTGCGATCAATCGCTACATATCTGAACCTCGTCCCACCCGAGGAGCGGGAAGCGGATGAAAATTGGTACCGATTAGACTTGGACTTTCTACGAGAATTACTG ATATCGAGACACGAACGACGGTCATCGCAACTCGAGGAATTAAATGAGATGCCGCTCTACCCGACCGAAGAGGTCGTTTGGAACGAAAGTATCGTCCCAACTGAATATTTTTCCGGTGAAGGATGTCTGGCGCTACCAAAATTGAATCTTCAATTCTTAACGCTTCACGATTATCTACTCAGGAACTTCAATCTTTTCAGGCTCGAATCCACCT atgaaATACGACAGGATATCGAGGACTCCGTCAGCAGATTGAGCCCATG GCGCGCTGAAGACGATAGCGTTTATTATGGCGGATGGGCCAGAATGGCACAACCGATAACACAGTTTGCCGTTGTTGAGGTAGCAAAACCGAACATAGGAGAGAATAGGCCTTCCCGCGTAAGAGCGGACGTTACCGTTAATCTGAGTGTCCGTAAAGAGATCAAAACGGAATGGGAGAGCCTCAGGAAGCACGACGTCTGCTTTTTAATTTCCATCAAGCCTCCCAACACAATTG GTACTAAGTACAGTCACAAGCTACCATTTGTGCCCCAGGTTGGTTTAACGACCGTCCGTGGATGCGAGATTGAGGGTATGCTGGATTCTAACGGAAGGGTCATAGAGGATGGCCCTGAACCGAGACCTGTACTGCCTGGTGAGAACAGGACTTACCGTGTGTGGTTGGATTCCAATCAATACCGCATAGATATGGATATGGCGAGTCATGGGAAGGAGGATGTCTACGAGGGATTCAATATAATTATGAGACgtaaaccgaaagaaaataacTTCAAGGCAGTTCTCGAGACCATCAGGGAGCTGATGAACACGGAGTGCGTTGTACCCGATTGGCTCCACAACATCATTCTTGGATACGGGGATCCTGGCGCTGCGCAATATTTCAG aatGCCTGACGAAATTGCGACGATGGATTTcaacgacacttttctgaatATCGATCACCTCAAGGCAAGTTTTCCAGGCTATGAAATCAACATCAAGGAAACCGACGAGAGCAAATTGGTCAGACCGTTTCGATTAACGTTTGAGGAGGTAATCGATAGACGGAACAAGCTTCCTGTGAAAAAAGTCATCGTCGTCGAACCCCACGTTCCTCCGAGCCGCGGACCGTACAAAGCCAACGAACCAAAGAG AAATCAGATCCCCTTCACACCGACGCAAGTAGAAGCAATTCGTGCTGGGATGCAACCCGGACTGACTTTGGTGGTCGGACCCCCCGGAACCGGTAAAACGGACGTCGCTGTTCAAATAATATCAAATCTCTACCACAATTTTCCTAATCAACGTACGTTGATCGTGACACATTCGAATCAGGCCCTCAATCAattgttcgaaaaaatcatGGCGCTGGACATAGACGAACGACATCTTTTGCGTCTCGGTCATGGCGAGGAAGCACTTGAGACTGAAAAAGATTTCAGCCGATACGGAAGGGTCAATTACGTTCTAGCAAAGAGATTGGATCTACTAATGGAAGTTCAAAGATTGCAGGAATCTCTTGACGTCAAAGGGGACGTCGCTTATACATGTGAAACAGCGGGGCACTTTTTCATGTACCAAGTGCTCGCTAGATGGGAACGATTCAACGGCAGAATCAAGCAAAGGTCCGGAAAAAATCCATCTCCTGGCATAATCTCCGACGAATTTCCATtccacaaatttttcgataatgcGCCGCAACCACTGTTCAAGCAAAAATCGTACGACGAGGATATGGAAATCGCGCAAGGTTGTTTCag GTACATCGAAAGGATGTTTACTCAACTTGAAGAGTTTCGTGCCTTTGAACTACTCCGATCGGGGCTTGACAGGTCAAAATATTTACTGGTGAAAGAGGCGAAGGTCATAGCGATGACTTGTACCCACGCAGCGCTCAAGAGACGGGAACTGGTTGACATGGGATTCAAATACGACAACATACTTATGGAAGAATCTGCCCAAATATTGGAAATCGAAACTTTCATACCACTGCTACTCCAGAATCCACAAGACGGTTACAATCGATTGAAGCGTTGGATAATGATCGGTGATCACCATCAGTTACCTcctgtgataaaaaatatggctTTTCAGAAATATTCCAATATGGAACAGTCGCTTTTCGCACGATTCGTGAGGCTCGGAGTTCCTACGGTTGATTTAGACGGCCAAGGTCGAGCCAGGCCTAGCATATGTAATCTTTACAACTGGCGTTACAAACAGCTCGGCAACCTGGAACATGTGAAGAAGAGCCCCGAGTATCTCGTTGCTAACGCCGGTTTCGTTTTTGACTTTCAATTGATCAACGTGGAAGACTTCAATGGCGTCGGCGAGAGCGAACCCAGTGCCTACTTCTACCAAAACCTCGCCGAAGCTGAATACTGCGTCGCGGTTTTTATGTACATGCGTTTACTGGGCTATCCCGCGGACAGAATCAGCATACTGACCACTTACAACGGTCAGAAGCATCTCGTCAGGGATGTGATCAATATCAGATGCGCGAATAATCCGCTGATCGGTCGCCCGAACAAAGTTACCACCGTGGACAAGTATCAGGGTCAGCAGAATGATTATATATTGTTGTCTCTCGTGAAAACGCGAGCGGTCGGTCATTTGAGAGACGTCAGACGTCTCGTCGTCGCCATGTCCCGTGCCAGGCTCGGTCTCTATGTTTTCGCCAGAGTTTCTCTCTTCAAAAACTGCTTCGAACTGACGCCGGCGTTTGATCAGCTGATGCAGCGACCGTTGAAGCTTCACATACTACCGCAAGAGACTTACCCAGCCCAGAGATTGAACGAGGGTCCGTTACCACCCGTTTCAGAGCCACCGATCGTCATCGAGGATATGCCTCACATGGCGAAGTTTGTTTACGATTACTACGTCGAAAAAGTGAGCAGCATGAAGGCGCAGATAAAC aGCACGCAAAAGGAGTGGCAGAAACCCGGTACAACGCAAAGAGCCCTCAGCCCGACTCATCATGTCCCTGCGCATCCCGGTGCCGACGATGACACGGATGACGAGGACGAACAAACTCGTATTACAACCGGCAATGAATCTACAGAGGAGGATGGAAAAGCGCCAGAAGAGGCAACGGACGAGCCAATGCCGATTCAGAATTTACTCAGTGAGCGTATGGACGACAGCTGA
- the LOC105685346 gene encoding probable G-protein coupled receptor Mth-like 5 isoform X1, producing MLALVIRVIFVIADLTIVSTVYQDSSSSLVDTSVRSNSVIIGKCCEPNELMLDGRCTLAKEAHHATKLWKPKFTDEQGHPLAVEPEFELRIGLPRCKNNEKQWDIYHVPDTSIDLLMILPSGKLRHCIECDVVDLDKIAEVKGQDNGNNRIYYDYDFGTYCTDEIILSNDETPKFYARVCLPSNQRIMQPDYMMRRVIDPAFRAISIVCYLIVAVVYFVLPQLRNLIGNIITSMTMCLITSQCADMVRIFTEFSNHVSFLVADAITYISLLSAFFWLNILGYYIWKTFRSRNVFLRVTDGRKYCYYSIYVWCSTAGMGAMAIFAHFVLDTNKPTIDNVPYVPQETIGWLGVAVFFTPVAFTILLNLWFVITTMKSIKRLNTYGRIHHKMKYSFRMFVFLFIIMAVSWFFTLLSWMRYELIYCYIVVNLLQAVLILYVCVFGQRRVTFLLRKTCNCCSPNETSQGLDWGEEMTAINVG from the exons ATGCTCGCCCTGGTTATTCGTGTAATTTTTGTAATCGCCGACTTGACCATTGTCTCAACTGTCTATCaggactcgtcgtcgtcgttggtaGACACGAGTGTTCGATCGAATTCCGTAATAATTGGTAAATGCTGTGAGCCCAATGAATTGATGCTAGATGGTAGATGTACCCTAGCAAAGGAAGCGCATCACGCAACCAAACTTTGGAAGCCAAAGTTCACCGACGAACAAGGCCACCCTCTGGCAGTGGAACCTGAGTTTGAATTAAGAATTGGTCTGCCACGATgtaaaaacaatgagaaacaATGGGACATCTATCATGTTCCCGATACCAGCATAGACTTGCTCATGATACTACCCTCGGGGAAACTCCGCCATTGCATAGAGTGCGACGTCGTCGACTTGGATAAAATAGCAGAGGTCAAGGGTCAAGATAATGGGAACAACAGAATCTACTACGACTATGACTTTGGGACCTACTGTACGGATGAGATAATATTGAGTAATGACGAGACACCAAAATTCTATGCACGTGTCTGTCTGCCGTCGAACCAACGTATCATGCAGCCGGATTACATGATGAGGCGTGTAATAGACCCTGCGTTTCGAGCAATCTCTATTGTCTGTTATCTAATTGTCGCTGTTGTTTACTTTGTGTTACCCCAACTACGCAACTTGATTGGAAATATCATAACAAGCATGACCATGTGTCTCATAACCAGTCAGTGTGCAGATATGGTTAGAATTTTCACTGAATTTAGCAATCACGTCAGCTTTCTTGTAGCAG ATGCCATAACATACATATCCCTGCTCTCTGCATTTTTCTGGCTCAACATTCTAGGATACTACATTTGGAAGACCTTCAGATCACGCAATGTTTTTTTGCGGGTGACCGATGGTAGAAAATATTGCTATTACTCCATTTACGTGTGGTGCTCAACTGCGGGTATGGGGGCTATGGCTATATTTGCCCACTTTGTATTGGATACAAACAAGCCTACCATTGACAACGTACCCTATGTTCCCCAAGAGACAATAGGATGGCTGGGCGTTGCTGTGTTCTTTACGCCTGTTGCATTTACCATCCTTTTGAATTTATGGTTTGTTATAACAACTATGAAGTCTATTAAGCGATTGAATACATATGGCAGGATTCaccataaaatgaaatatagtTTCAGaatgtttgtatttttattcatcattatGGCAGTATCTTGGTTTTTTACTCTGCTCTCCTGGATGAGATATGAACTCATTTATTGCTACATCGTAGTTAATTTATTACAAGCAGTTCTAATTCTTTATGTATGCGTGTTCGGTCAAAGGCGAGTCACTTTTTTATTGAGAAAAACGTGCAACTGTTGCAGCCCGAATGAGACTAGCCAGGGTCTCGATTGGGGGGAAGAAATGACAGCCATCAATGTGGGTTAA
- the LOC105685346 gene encoding probable G-protein coupled receptor Mth-like 5 isoform X2, with the protein MLALVIRVIFVIADLTIVSTVYQDSSSSLVDTSVRSNSVIIGKCCEPNELMLDGRCTLAKEAHHATKLWKPKFTDEQGHPLAVEPEFELRIGLPRCKNNEKQWDIYHVPDTSIDLLMILPSGKLRHCIECDVVDLDKIAEVKGQDNGNNRIYYDYDFGTYCTDEIILSNDETPKFYARVCLPSNQRIMQPDYMMRRVIDPAFRAISIVCYLIVAVVYFVLPQLRNLIGNIITSMTMCLITSQCADMVRIFTEFSNHVSFLVADAITYISLLSAFFWLNILGYYIWKTFRSRNVFLRVTDGRKYCYYSIYVWCSTAGMGAMAIFAHFVLDTNKPTIDNVPYVPQETIGWLGVAVFFTPVAFTILLNLCFRMFVFLFIIMAVSWFFTLLSWMRYELIYCYIVVNLLQAVLILYVCVFGQRRVTFLLRKTCNCCSPNETSQGLDWGEEMTAINVG; encoded by the exons ATGCTCGCCCTGGTTATTCGTGTAATTTTTGTAATCGCCGACTTGACCATTGTCTCAACTGTCTATCaggactcgtcgtcgtcgttggtaGACACGAGTGTTCGATCGAATTCCGTAATAATTGGTAAATGCTGTGAGCCCAATGAATTGATGCTAGATGGTAGATGTACCCTAGCAAAGGAAGCGCATCACGCAACCAAACTTTGGAAGCCAAAGTTCACCGACGAACAAGGCCACCCTCTGGCAGTGGAACCTGAGTTTGAATTAAGAATTGGTCTGCCACGATgtaaaaacaatgagaaacaATGGGACATCTATCATGTTCCCGATACCAGCATAGACTTGCTCATGATACTACCCTCGGGGAAACTCCGCCATTGCATAGAGTGCGACGTCGTCGACTTGGATAAAATAGCAGAGGTCAAGGGTCAAGATAATGGGAACAACAGAATCTACTACGACTATGACTTTGGGACCTACTGTACGGATGAGATAATATTGAGTAATGACGAGACACCAAAATTCTATGCACGTGTCTGTCTGCCGTCGAACCAACGTATCATGCAGCCGGATTACATGATGAGGCGTGTAATAGACCCTGCGTTTCGAGCAATCTCTATTGTCTGTTATCTAATTGTCGCTGTTGTTTACTTTGTGTTACCCCAACTACGCAACTTGATTGGAAATATCATAACAAGCATGACCATGTGTCTCATAACCAGTCAGTGTGCAGATATGGTTAGAATTTTCACTGAATTTAGCAATCACGTCAGCTTTCTTGTAGCAG ATGCCATAACATACATATCCCTGCTCTCTGCATTTTTCTGGCTCAACATTCTAGGATACTACATTTGGAAGACCTTCAGATCACGCAATGTTTTTTTGCGGGTGACCGATGGTAGAAAATATTGCTATTACTCCATTTACGTGTGGTGCTCAACTGCGGGTATGGGGGCTATGGCTATATTTGCCCACTTTGTATTGGATACAAACAAGCCTACCATTGACAACGTACCCTATGTTCCCCAAGAGACAATAGGATGGCTGGGCGTTGCTGTGTTCTTTACGCCTGTTGCATTTACCATCCTTTTGAATTTATG tTTCAGaatgtttgtatttttattcatcattatGGCAGTATCTTGGTTTTTTACTCTGCTCTCCTGGATGAGATATGAACTCATTTATTGCTACATCGTAGTTAATTTATTACAAGCAGTTCTAATTCTTTATGTATGCGTGTTCGGTCAAAGGCGAGTCACTTTTTTATTGAGAAAAACGTGCAACTGTTGCAGCCCGAATGAGACTAGCCAGGGTCTCGATTGGGGGGAAGAAATGACAGCCATCAATGTGGGTTAA
- the LOC105685347 gene encoding G-protein coupled receptor Mth2-like: protein MWRIKSISRNQDGYGIRIIGFLAILLVHLINPCQSVNRCCPENVLWQDGSNCTDGSKIQLECPNGIFILDPHENPVGDNFTIIDGELAIAEDLGRITEDRFCLTRGHSKGSTIAFVCFENAPSEWRQILFGTLCTCSALFLLATLTVYIILPELRDLQGKILMSAMTSLLFAYILLAIVQLDPEMSLENDHLCKGLAFTMYYCFMASFLWLHFVAFNLWRSSWFSKPLLKDQTWYMIFSVVAWGLAVAFLMGALIGHHTSGYILSPGFGEQSCWFAGSHETWVYFYGPVACLMTLNVIYFSLTCYELWHKYKDFSGTRLRILRFKCMLYLKLIWVMGITWIFEVISFATGSKWTHYWMITDALNSLQGLIIFLLLVATRKRVLKLLAKKRPLGLSFPKKWAAGYDEECEVVISEEEVELSQTG, encoded by the exons ATGTGGCGAATCAAAAGTATCTCACGGAATCAGGATGGTTATGGAATTCGCATTATTGGCT TTCTCGCGATCCTCCTCGTCCACCTGATAAATCCTTGCCAGTCCGTAAACCGTTGTTGTCCCGAAAACGTGCTATGGCAGGACGGATCGAACTGTACCGAcggttcgaaaattcaactcgAATGTCCGAATGGTATATTCATATTGGATCCACACGAAAATCCTGTCGGAGACAACTTTACGATAATCGATGGAGAACTCGCGATCGCCGAGGATCTGGGACGCATAACCGAGGATCG ATTCTGTCTCACCAGAGGACATAGTAAGGGTTCTACAATTGCATTCGTCTGTTTTGAGAATGCACCGAGTGAATGGCGTCAGATCTTGTTCGGTACACTGTGCACGTGCTCGGCTCTGTTCCTGCTGGCTACTTTGACCGTGTACATAATCCTGCCGGAATTGAGAGACCTTCAAGGAAAAATCCTGATGTCCGCTATGACGTCGTTATTATTCGCCTACATATTACTCGCTATTGTGCAACTGGATCCAGAAATGTCACTTGAAAATGACCATCTTTGCAAAGGACTAG CGTTCACCATGTATTACTGCTTCATGGCATCCTTCCTATGGCTCCATTTCGTCGCCTTCAATCTCTGGAGATCATCGTG GTTTAGCAAACCACTGCTGAAAGATCAGACGTGGTATATGATATTCAGCGTAGTCGCTTGGGGCTTGGCTGTTGCATTCTTGATGGGTGCACTCATTGGGCATCACACCAGCGGATACATTTTGAGTCCCGGATTTGGCGAGCAAAGTTGTTGGTTCGCGG GATCTCACGAGACATGGGTTTACTTCTACGGACCTGTCGCATGCCTCATGACGTTGAATgttatttacttttctttgacGTGCTACGAGCTGTGGCATAAGTACAAAGATTTCAGTGGCACTAGATTAAGGATACTCAGGTTCAAGTGTATGCTTTACTTGAAACTTATATGGGTCATGGGAATCACTTGGATATTCGAAGTAATTTCCTTTGCAACAGGTTCAAAGTGGACACACTACTG GATGATAACCGATGCTTTGAACAGCCTCCAAggtttgataatatttttacttcTTGTCGCCACTCGAAAACGTGTACTCAAACTTTTGGCAAAGAAAAGACCCCTGGGATTGAGTTTTCCTAAAAAGTGGGCTGCTGGCTATGACGAGGAGTGTGAAGTTGTTATTTCGGAGGAGGAGGTTGAACTCTCGCAAACGGGATAA
- the LOC105685343 gene encoding N-terminal kinase-like protein produces the protein MWSFFSRDPTKDFPYEIGEPVAGLEDKSLWTLHWAKRKGRTTGDVADVSVFVFELKTNGEAQAEIVRAAVKRLKTLRHPSILTYLDSLETDQMLYLATERVEPLHTRLRNNNIVDEKQKEFYLSWGIFQITRALSFLNNDGNLRHNNVNLWSVFVNVESGEWKLSGVEYTTAVNAVYSQLPPALRIYQPLEAKENSKPPTKCSTDAWGLGCLIWEAFNGPLNSSSELKTKTNQIPKHLAAVFRELTSSNPEGRPNPADVIARCRSNGGYFKNDLVDALLFLEEIQMKEKGEKGRFFSQLAGQLENFPDGVGRYKILPQLLAAFEFGDAGSAVLPPLLQLGRKLPDAEYQQRVVPCVVKLFASNDRATRLRLLQHLERYVNNLQPSTVNEAIFPQVARGFLDTNVAVREYTIKSVVHLAPKLDYNNLNVEVLRHLARLQSKDEQGHIRTNATVCLGRIAQHLHPQIRQKVLIGAFVRGTRDPSASARSTSILALAATQQYFLLQEVANRILPALCPLATDVDKGVRENAFRTIRGFLSKLERVSEDPGLRESMEADVNTATPSLSNAAATWAGWAVTAMTAKFYRSQSDTPKSSNSHVSRILLSKPASLEQASSSQSSASTTTTTSSATSMTSLDHDQDQDAQNTANTNSDYEWECWEADNWGDMEQQSSANVNFGTPVTKPFGTTSSSTAGPKGSDPQWASLEEEPEEESQQASKISVYEEGVQDGWEDSEFQPLEAFVPPEQSDANSKLKEARRNREERKLARQRQMEAKRAAKARDTGPAKMI, from the exons atgtGGTCATTTTTCTCACGCGACCCAACTAAAGACTTTCCGTATGAAATTGGAGAACCTGTTGCTGGTTTGGAAGACAAGAGTTTGTGGACACTACACTGGGCAAAAAGAAAG ggTAGAACCACAGGAGATGTAGCCGATGTGTCTGTATTTGTTTTTGAGTTGAAAACTAACGGAGAGGCACAGGCTGAAATTGTCAGAGCTGCTGTGAAAAGACTCAAGACCCTTAGGCATCCTAGCATACTGACTTATCTTGATAGTCTTGAAACAGATCAAATGCTATACCTGGCAACAGAGAGAGTGGAGCCTCTGCATACTCGTCTTCGTAACAACAACATCGTAGATGAGAAGCAGAAAGAGTTCTACCTGTCAtggggaatttttcaaatcacg CGTGCCCTCAGTTTTCTCAATAACGATGGAAACTTAAGACACAACAACGTCAATCTTTGGTCAGTTTTTGTTAATGTGGAAAGCGGAGAATGGAAACTGAGCGGTGTTGAGTACACCACAGCAGTCAATGCTGTATATTCTCAGCTACCGCCAGCTTTACGAATTTACCAACCTTTGGAAGCTAAAGAGAATTCCAAGCCACCTACAAAATG TTCAACAGATGCGTGGGGTCTAGGCTGTCTTATTTGGGAGGCATTCAATGGCCCACTAAATAGCAGCAGCGAATTAAAGACAAAAACAAATCAG ataCCTAAACATCTGGCTGCTGTCTTTCGAGAGCTTACCAGCAGTAATCCAGAGGGACGACCAAATCCAGCCGACGTCATTGCACGTTGTAGGAGCAACGGTGGTTACTTTAAAAATGATTTGGTTGATGCTTTACTATTTCTCGAGGAAATccaaatgaaggaaaaaggcGAGAAaggcagatttttttctcaactcgcTGGGCAGCTGGAGAATTTTCCCGATGGAGTTGGTAGGTACAAAATTTTACCTCAGCTATTGGCTGCTTTTGAATTCGGGGATGCTGGAAGTGCGGTACTACCGCCACTACTCCAACTTGGTCGTAAATTGCCGGACGCCGAGTATCAGCAACGCGTGGTTCCATGTGTCGTGAAATTGTTTGCCTCCAACGACCGAGCTACTCGCCTTAGACTGTTGCAGCATCTCGAACGATATGTCAACAATCTCCAGCCCTCCACCGTTAATGAGGCAATTTTTCCGCAG GTAGCCCGAGGCTTCCTCGACACAAACGTAGCCGTACGGGAATACACAATCAAGTCGGTAGTCCATTTGGCACCCAAGCTCGACTACAATAATCTTAATGTGGAGGTGTTGAGACACTTAGCCCGACTCCAATCGAAGGATGAACAAGGTCACATTCGAACGAATGCCACAGTATGCCTAGGAAGAATTGCACAGCATTTACATCCCCAAATTAGACAAAAG GTTCTGATCGGAGCGTTTGTTCGAGGCACCCGCGATCCATCCGCATCCGCACGTAGCACGAGTATATTAGCTCTTGCTGCTACTcaacaatattttcttttacaaGAAGTTGCAAACCGAATACTTCCGGCTCTATGTCCTCTTGCTACGGACGTAGACAAAGGAGTGAGGGAAAATGCCTTCCGAACGATTCGGGGATTCCTTTCCAAACTCGAGCGAGTGTCGGAGGACCCGGGGCTTCGCGAATCAATGG AGGCTGATGTGAATACGGCTACGCCGAGTCTGAGCAATGCTGCGGCGACGTGGGCCGGATGGGCTGTCACTGCTATGACGGCCAAGTTCTATCGAAGCCAGTCCGACACACCAAAATCATCAAACAGTCACGTTTCGAGAATTCTACTGAGCAAACCAGCCTCTCTCG AGCAAGCTAGCAGTTCCCAAAGTAGTGCCagtacgacgacgacaacgagtAGCGCAACGAGCATGACGTCGCTGGACCACGATCAGGACCAAGATGCCCAAAATACGGCCAATACTAATTCCGACTACGAATGGGAATGCTGGGAAGCTGATAACTGGGGTGATATGGAACAACAATCTTCGGCGAACGTCAACTTCGGGACTCCTGTCACTAAGCCTTTCGGCACAACTTCATCCTCTACTGCTGGTCCAAAGGGCAGCGATCCACAATGGGCAAGTCTGGAAGAAGAGCCG GAAGAAGAGAGTCAGCAAGCATCAAAAATTTCAGTGTACGAAGAAGGTGTACAAGATGGGTGGGAGGATTCGGAGTTTCAACCGCTCGAAGCCTTCGTCCCTCCGGAACAATCGG atgctAATAGCAAGCTTAAAGAAGCTAGAAGGAACCGGGAGGAACGGAAGTTGGCGCGTCAACGTCAAATGGAAGCCAAGAGGGCGGCGAAGGCGCGAGATACCGGTCCAGCTAAGATGATTTAA